In a single window of the Daphnia carinata strain CSIRO-1 chromosome 4, CSIRO_AGI_Dcar_HiC_V3, whole genome shotgun sequence genome:
- the LOC130694760 gene encoding Na(+)/citrate cotransporter-like isoform X2 has protein sequence MGLFETLRFRVLPYWKTYILVLLPLILLPLPVIGQGKEARAGYVIIIMALYWMTEALPLAVTSLLPVVLFPLLGIMSTGKVCTAYMKETNMMFIGGLMVALTIEHCNLHKRIALRVLLLVGASPRWLMLGFMLTTMFLSMWISNTATTAMMVPIVEAVVQELFKDGDEEMKRDPNVRMVPDGMSTCSSNNTLEIDLDSSEGVSQNLEAVSIDSIADVGKSCQELTSPTDQSDGLCVNMRKCFLLSVAYSANIGGTGTSIGSGTNLVLKGVFKELYGSAPGLNFASWMAFNVPGMLINTFLAWIWLQCLFLGFKRTSADANAQAAVVKKLIRTKYEELGPMTFHELATLVLFILCVALWFFRDPQFITGWAEFVPAVEVDDATAVMTIVLLLFIIPAKPKFWNCHTGERNEGPSPALLEWKLVQDRLPWGIVLLLGGGFALSDASKASGLSSWLGDQLAVLSFLPPFAIMLIICIMTAAITEVASNTATANVLLPILAEMAVTIKVNPLFLMLPATVTCSYAFMLPVATPPNAIVFAAGKMNPVDMVKAGLLMNIVCVVVICLLMASFGSFIFGFDEFPDWALPQVKNATMTTLSQFSNCTSP, from the exons ATGGGATTATTCGAAACGCTTCGTTTTCGCGTTCTTCCCTATTGGAAGACGTACATATTGGTCCTTCTGCCGTTGATCCTTTTACCGTTACCGGTGATTGGTCAAGGAAAG GAAGCAAGAGCAGGCTATGTAATCATCATAATGGCTCTGTATTGGATGACTGAAGCTTTGCCTTTGGCAGTCACCAGTCTTCTACCTGTTGTTCTCTTCCCGCTACTAGGCATCATGAGTACCGGGAAAGTGTGCACGGCTTACATGAAA GAAACCAACATGATGTTTATCGGAGGCTTGATGGTAGCTCTGACGATCGAACACTGCAATTTACATAAGAGGATCGCCCTACGAGTACTGCTATTGGTCGGAGCTAGTCCTAGATG GTTGATGCTAGGATTCATGTTAACAACTATGTTTCTATCCATGTGGATTTCCAATACAGCTACGACTGCCATG ATGGTTCCTATCGTTGAAGCAGTCGTCCAAGAGCTTTTCAAG GATGGCGACGAAGAAATGAAGAGAGACCCGAACGTACGTATGGTTCCAGACGGAATGTCGACGTGTTCTTCCAACAACACATTGGAAATCGATCTGGATTCATCCGAAGGTGTTAGTCAGAATCTCGAGGCAGTTTCCATTGATTCAATTGCCGACGTAGGTAAAAGCTGCCAAGAGCTAACAAGTCCCACCGATCAAAG TGACGGCTTGTGTGTCAACATGAGAAAATGTTTCCTACTTTCGGTTGCGTACTCGGCGAATATTGGAGGAACAGGCACATCAATCGGAAGTGGTACCAATTTGGTACTCAAGGGTGTATTCAAAGA ATTGTATGGATCCGCTCCTGGTTTAAATTTTGCATCATGGATGGCCTTCAATGTTCCAGGCATGCTAATCAACACGTTCCTTGCATGGATCTGGCTGCAGTGTCTCTTCCTCGGATTCAAACG gaCATCTGCTGATGCCAATGCGCAAGCTGCAGTCGTCAAAAAATTGATTCGTACAAAATATGAAGAATTGGGACCTATGACATTCCACGAGTTGGCAACGTTAGTCTTATTCATTTTGTGCGTTGCACTCTGGTTTTTCCGTGACCCGCAATTCATTACTGGATGGGCCGAATTTGTACCCGCAGT AGAAGTGGATGATGCCACTGCTGTGATGACCATCGTCTTGCTTCTTTTTATCATCCCCGCGAAACCGAAATTTTGGAACTGTCACACAGGAG AAAGAAATGAAGGGCCCAGTCCTGCCCTTCTAGAATGGAAATTGGTACAGGATAGATTACCTTGGGGAATCGTTCTCCTATTag GTGGAGGCTTTGCCTTATCTGACGCCTCTAAAGCATCCGGTCTTTCATCTTGGCTTGGAGATCAGTTAGCTGTTTTGAGTTTCCTGCCTCCGTTTGCCATCATGTTGATTATTTGCATCATGACGGCCGCCATTACTGAAGT AGCATCTAACACAGCGACGGCAAACGTCCTTTTGCCGATTCTAGCCGAAATG GCAGTAACGATTAAAGTCAACCCGCTCTTCCTGATGTTACCTGCAACTGTAACTTG TTCGTATGCATTCATGCTACCAGTTGCCACTCCACCCAATGCAATTGTTTTCGCTGCGGGTAAAATGAATCCAGTAGATATG GTGAAAGCGGGTTTACTAATGAACATAGTATGCGTCGTTGTCATTTGCCTGCTGATGGCTAGCTTTGGTAGTTTCATATTCGGTTTCGATGAATTCCCCGACTGGGCTCTGCCGCAAGTGAAAAATGCAACCATGACAACATTGTCACAATTTTCGAACTGCACATCTCCGTGA
- the LOC130694760 gene encoding Na(+)/citrate cotransporter-like isoform X1 gives MGLFETLRFRVLPYWKTYILVLLPLILLPLPVIGQGKEARAGYVIIIMALYWMTEALPLAVTSLLPVVLFPLLGIMSTGKVCTAYMKETNMMFIGGLMVALTIEHCNLHKRIALRVLLLVGASPRWLMLGFMLTTMFLSMWISNTATTAMMVPIVEAVVQELFKDGDEEMKRDPNVRMVPDGMSTCSSNNTLEIDLDSSEGVSQNLEAVSIDSIADVGKSCQELTSPTDQRSYSSPTSEYKQTIRTCTLMSIAYASNIGGTGSLIGSSPQLALKGILDELYGSAPGLNFASWMAFNVPGMLINTFLAWIWLQCLFLGFKRTSADANAQAAVVKKLIRTKYEELGPMTFHELATLVLFILCVALWFFRDPQFITGWAEFVPAVEVDDATAVMTIVLLLFIIPAKPKFWNCHTGERNEGPSPALLEWKLVQDRLPWGIVLLLGGGFALSDASKASGLSSWLGDQLAVLSFLPPFAIMLIICIMTAAITEVASNTATANVLLPILAEMAVTIKVNPLFLMLPATVTCSYAFMLPVATPPNAIVFAAGKMNPVDMVKAGLLMNIVCVVVICLLMASFGSFIFGFDEFPDWALPQVKNATMTTLSQFSNCTSP, from the exons ATGGGATTATTCGAAACGCTTCGTTTTCGCGTTCTTCCCTATTGGAAGACGTACATATTGGTCCTTCTGCCGTTGATCCTTTTACCGTTACCGGTGATTGGTCAAGGAAAG GAAGCAAGAGCAGGCTATGTAATCATCATAATGGCTCTGTATTGGATGACTGAAGCTTTGCCTTTGGCAGTCACCAGTCTTCTACCTGTTGTTCTCTTCCCGCTACTAGGCATCATGAGTACCGGGAAAGTGTGCACGGCTTACATGAAA GAAACCAACATGATGTTTATCGGAGGCTTGATGGTAGCTCTGACGATCGAACACTGCAATTTACATAAGAGGATCGCCCTACGAGTACTGCTATTGGTCGGAGCTAGTCCTAGATG GTTGATGCTAGGATTCATGTTAACAACTATGTTTCTATCCATGTGGATTTCCAATACAGCTACGACTGCCATG ATGGTTCCTATCGTTGAAGCAGTCGTCCAAGAGCTTTTCAAG GATGGCGACGAAGAAATGAAGAGAGACCCGAACGTACGTATGGTTCCAGACGGAATGTCGACGTGTTCTTCCAACAACACATTGGAAATCGATCTGGATTCATCCGAAGGTGTTAGTCAGAATCTCGAGGCAGTTTCCATTGATTCAATTGCCGACGTAGGTAAAAGCTGCCAAGAGCTAACAAGTCCCACCGATCAAAG GTCGTATAGTTCCCCGACATCCgaatacaaacaaacaattcgtACGTGTACCCTAATGTCCATTGCTTACGCTTCAAACATTGGAGGTACTGGGTCTCTTATTGGATCAAGTCCCCAATTAGCTCTCAAAGGAATTTTAGATGA ATTGTATGGATCCGCTCCTGGTTTAAATTTTGCATCATGGATGGCCTTCAATGTTCCAGGCATGCTAATCAACACGTTCCTTGCATGGATCTGGCTGCAGTGTCTCTTCCTCGGATTCAAACG gaCATCTGCTGATGCCAATGCGCAAGCTGCAGTCGTCAAAAAATTGATTCGTACAAAATATGAAGAATTGGGACCTATGACATTCCACGAGTTGGCAACGTTAGTCTTATTCATTTTGTGCGTTGCACTCTGGTTTTTCCGTGACCCGCAATTCATTACTGGATGGGCCGAATTTGTACCCGCAGT AGAAGTGGATGATGCCACTGCTGTGATGACCATCGTCTTGCTTCTTTTTATCATCCCCGCGAAACCGAAATTTTGGAACTGTCACACAGGAG AAAGAAATGAAGGGCCCAGTCCTGCCCTTCTAGAATGGAAATTGGTACAGGATAGATTACCTTGGGGAATCGTTCTCCTATTag GTGGAGGCTTTGCCTTATCTGACGCCTCTAAAGCATCCGGTCTTTCATCTTGGCTTGGAGATCAGTTAGCTGTTTTGAGTTTCCTGCCTCCGTTTGCCATCATGTTGATTATTTGCATCATGACGGCCGCCATTACTGAAGT AGCATCTAACACAGCGACGGCAAACGTCCTTTTGCCGATTCTAGCCGAAATG GCAGTAACGATTAAAGTCAACCCGCTCTTCCTGATGTTACCTGCAACTGTAACTTG TTCGTATGCATTCATGCTACCAGTTGCCACTCCACCCAATGCAATTGTTTTCGCTGCGGGTAAAATGAATCCAGTAGATATG GTGAAAGCGGGTTTACTAATGAACATAGTATGCGTCGTTGTCATTTGCCTGCTGATGGCTAGCTTTGGTAGTTTCATATTCGGTTTCGATGAATTCCCCGACTGGGCTCTGCCGCAAGTGAAAAATGCAACCATGACAACATTGTCACAATTTTCGAACTGCACATCTCCGTGA
- the LOC130694760 gene encoding Na(+)/citrate cotransporter-like isoform X3, which yields MALYWMTEALPLAVTSLLPVVLFPLLGIMSTGKVCTAYMKETNMMFIGGLMVALTIEHCNLHKRIALRVLLLVGASPRWLMLGFMLTTMFLSMWISNTATTAMMVPIVEAVVQELFKDGDEEMKRDPNVRMVPDGMSTCSSNNTLEIDLDSSEGVSQNLEAVSIDSIADVGKSCQELTSPTDQRSYSSPTSEYKQTIRTCTLMSIAYASNIGGTGSLIGSSPQLALKGILDELYGSAPGLNFASWMAFNVPGMLINTFLAWIWLQCLFLGFKRTSADANAQAAVVKKLIRTKYEELGPMTFHELATLVLFILCVALWFFRDPQFITGWAEFVPAVEVDDATAVMTIVLLLFIIPAKPKFWNCHTGERNEGPSPALLEWKLVQDRLPWGIVLLLGGGFALSDASKASGLSSWLGDQLAVLSFLPPFAIMLIICIMTAAITEVASNTATANVLLPILAEMAVTIKVNPLFLMLPATVTCSYAFMLPVATPPNAIVFAAGKMNPVDMVKAGLLMNIVCVVVICLLMASFGSFIFGFDEFPDWALPQVKNATMTTLSQFSNCTSP from the exons ATGGCTCTGTATTGGATGACTGAAGCTTTGCCTTTGGCAGTCACCAGTCTTCTACCTGTTGTTCTCTTCCCGCTACTAGGCATCATGAGTACCGGGAAAGTGTGCACGGCTTACATGAAA GAAACCAACATGATGTTTATCGGAGGCTTGATGGTAGCTCTGACGATCGAACACTGCAATTTACATAAGAGGATCGCCCTACGAGTACTGCTATTGGTCGGAGCTAGTCCTAGATG GTTGATGCTAGGATTCATGTTAACAACTATGTTTCTATCCATGTGGATTTCCAATACAGCTACGACTGCCATG ATGGTTCCTATCGTTGAAGCAGTCGTCCAAGAGCTTTTCAAG GATGGCGACGAAGAAATGAAGAGAGACCCGAACGTACGTATGGTTCCAGACGGAATGTCGACGTGTTCTTCCAACAACACATTGGAAATCGATCTGGATTCATCCGAAGGTGTTAGTCAGAATCTCGAGGCAGTTTCCATTGATTCAATTGCCGACGTAGGTAAAAGCTGCCAAGAGCTAACAAGTCCCACCGATCAAAG GTCGTATAGTTCCCCGACATCCgaatacaaacaaacaattcgtACGTGTACCCTAATGTCCATTGCTTACGCTTCAAACATTGGAGGTACTGGGTCTCTTATTGGATCAAGTCCCCAATTAGCTCTCAAAGGAATTTTAGATGA ATTGTATGGATCCGCTCCTGGTTTAAATTTTGCATCATGGATGGCCTTCAATGTTCCAGGCATGCTAATCAACACGTTCCTTGCATGGATCTGGCTGCAGTGTCTCTTCCTCGGATTCAAACG gaCATCTGCTGATGCCAATGCGCAAGCTGCAGTCGTCAAAAAATTGATTCGTACAAAATATGAAGAATTGGGACCTATGACATTCCACGAGTTGGCAACGTTAGTCTTATTCATTTTGTGCGTTGCACTCTGGTTTTTCCGTGACCCGCAATTCATTACTGGATGGGCCGAATTTGTACCCGCAGT AGAAGTGGATGATGCCACTGCTGTGATGACCATCGTCTTGCTTCTTTTTATCATCCCCGCGAAACCGAAATTTTGGAACTGTCACACAGGAG AAAGAAATGAAGGGCCCAGTCCTGCCCTTCTAGAATGGAAATTGGTACAGGATAGATTACCTTGGGGAATCGTTCTCCTATTag GTGGAGGCTTTGCCTTATCTGACGCCTCTAAAGCATCCGGTCTTTCATCTTGGCTTGGAGATCAGTTAGCTGTTTTGAGTTTCCTGCCTCCGTTTGCCATCATGTTGATTATTTGCATCATGACGGCCGCCATTACTGAAGT AGCATCTAACACAGCGACGGCAAACGTCCTTTTGCCGATTCTAGCCGAAATG GCAGTAACGATTAAAGTCAACCCGCTCTTCCTGATGTTACCTGCAACTGTAACTTG TTCGTATGCATTCATGCTACCAGTTGCCACTCCACCCAATGCAATTGTTTTCGCTGCGGGTAAAATGAATCCAGTAGATATG GTGAAAGCGGGTTTACTAATGAACATAGTATGCGTCGTTGTCATTTGCCTGCTGATGGCTAGCTTTGGTAGTTTCATATTCGGTTTCGATGAATTCCCCGACTGGGCTCTGCCGCAAGTGAAAAATGCAACCATGACAACATTGTCACAATTTTCGAACTGCACATCTCCGTGA
- the LOC130694760 gene encoding Na(+)/citrate cotransporter-like isoform X4 yields the protein MMFIGGLMVALTIEHCNLHKRIALRVLLLVGASPRWLMLGFMLTTMFLSMWISNTATTAMMVPIVEAVVQELFKDGDEEMKRDPNVRMVPDGMSTCSSNNTLEIDLDSSEGVSQNLEAVSIDSIADVGKSCQELTSPTDQRSYSSPTSEYKQTIRTCTLMSIAYASNIGGTGSLIGSSPQLALKGILDELYGSAPGLNFASWMAFNVPGMLINTFLAWIWLQCLFLGFKRTSADANAQAAVVKKLIRTKYEELGPMTFHELATLVLFILCVALWFFRDPQFITGWAEFVPAVEVDDATAVMTIVLLLFIIPAKPKFWNCHTGERNEGPSPALLEWKLVQDRLPWGIVLLLGGGFALSDASKASGLSSWLGDQLAVLSFLPPFAIMLIICIMTAAITEVASNTATANVLLPILAEMAVTIKVNPLFLMLPATVTCSYAFMLPVATPPNAIVFAAGKMNPVDMVKAGLLMNIVCVVVICLLMASFGSFIFGFDEFPDWALPQVKNATMTTLSQFSNCTSP from the exons ATGATGTTTATCGGAGGCTTGATGGTAGCTCTGACGATCGAACACTGCAATTTACATAAGAGGATCGCCCTACGAGTACTGCTATTGGTCGGAGCTAGTCCTAGATG GTTGATGCTAGGATTCATGTTAACAACTATGTTTCTATCCATGTGGATTTCCAATACAGCTACGACTGCCATG ATGGTTCCTATCGTTGAAGCAGTCGTCCAAGAGCTTTTCAAG GATGGCGACGAAGAAATGAAGAGAGACCCGAACGTACGTATGGTTCCAGACGGAATGTCGACGTGTTCTTCCAACAACACATTGGAAATCGATCTGGATTCATCCGAAGGTGTTAGTCAGAATCTCGAGGCAGTTTCCATTGATTCAATTGCCGACGTAGGTAAAAGCTGCCAAGAGCTAACAAGTCCCACCGATCAAAG GTCGTATAGTTCCCCGACATCCgaatacaaacaaacaattcgtACGTGTACCCTAATGTCCATTGCTTACGCTTCAAACATTGGAGGTACTGGGTCTCTTATTGGATCAAGTCCCCAATTAGCTCTCAAAGGAATTTTAGATGA ATTGTATGGATCCGCTCCTGGTTTAAATTTTGCATCATGGATGGCCTTCAATGTTCCAGGCATGCTAATCAACACGTTCCTTGCATGGATCTGGCTGCAGTGTCTCTTCCTCGGATTCAAACG gaCATCTGCTGATGCCAATGCGCAAGCTGCAGTCGTCAAAAAATTGATTCGTACAAAATATGAAGAATTGGGACCTATGACATTCCACGAGTTGGCAACGTTAGTCTTATTCATTTTGTGCGTTGCACTCTGGTTTTTCCGTGACCCGCAATTCATTACTGGATGGGCCGAATTTGTACCCGCAGT AGAAGTGGATGATGCCACTGCTGTGATGACCATCGTCTTGCTTCTTTTTATCATCCCCGCGAAACCGAAATTTTGGAACTGTCACACAGGAG AAAGAAATGAAGGGCCCAGTCCTGCCCTTCTAGAATGGAAATTGGTACAGGATAGATTACCTTGGGGAATCGTTCTCCTATTag GTGGAGGCTTTGCCTTATCTGACGCCTCTAAAGCATCCGGTCTTTCATCTTGGCTTGGAGATCAGTTAGCTGTTTTGAGTTTCCTGCCTCCGTTTGCCATCATGTTGATTATTTGCATCATGACGGCCGCCATTACTGAAGT AGCATCTAACACAGCGACGGCAAACGTCCTTTTGCCGATTCTAGCCGAAATG GCAGTAACGATTAAAGTCAACCCGCTCTTCCTGATGTTACCTGCAACTGTAACTTG TTCGTATGCATTCATGCTACCAGTTGCCACTCCACCCAATGCAATTGTTTTCGCTGCGGGTAAAATGAATCCAGTAGATATG GTGAAAGCGGGTTTACTAATGAACATAGTATGCGTCGTTGTCATTTGCCTGCTGATGGCTAGCTTTGGTAGTTTCATATTCGGTTTCGATGAATTCCCCGACTGGGCTCTGCCGCAAGTGAAAAATGCAACCATGACAACATTGTCACAATTTTCGAACTGCACATCTCCGTGA
- the LOC130694782 gene encoding epoxide hydrolase 4-like: MNVKQLCGFFLPILKITIISVWRRFLNRLNVPTVKIDRQLFTLLMVLVVGYYLALVQLHILLWAWLMSKDRLHFWKPRERSSPPACLVSSSLGRHCYANLQGIRLHYVEVGDRKKPMLLCLHGFAETWYSWKHQLRAFSKTHWVIAVDMRGYGDSDKPHRTDEYDLRIVIDDIRQLISKLGKETCVLMGHGWGAGIGWFFAAIYPNMLTHFIALSCPHPATLKYYFSYSWRRPFILWDMFFFQARCIPELVLQSQDNLVMERIAKIGCTTREETIQEMEAYKYYFGKPDAWRGPLNYYRRLFHPGSLMWMTKSQLRVRVPTLLVFGKREPNFCQRLISSCSEHVDRIDFHVIESASHWVQKETPDKVNIILAKFLNSNL; the protein is encoded by the exons ATGAATGTGAAACAGTTGTGCGggttttttcttcccattttgaaaataacgaTAATTTCAGTGTGGCGTAGGTTCCTCAATCGATTAAACGTACCCACAGTGAAAATAGACAGGCAACTTTTTACTCTTTTAATGGTTCTTGTGGTCGGATACTATTTAGCATTGGTTCAACTGCACATTCTGCTGTGGGCGTGGCTGATGAGCAAAGATCGTCTGCATTTTTGGAAGCCTAGAGAGAGAAGTTCACCTCCAGCTTGTCTTGTAAGTTCATCTCTCGGACGCCATTGCTATGCCAATCTCCAG GGTATTAGACTGCATTATGTTGAAGTTGGTGACCGAAAAAAGCCTATGCTTCTTTGCCTGCATGGCTTTGCCGAAACTTGGTACTCGTGGAAACATCAGCTACGTGCCTTTTCAAAAACGCATTG GGTAATTGCCGTAGACATGCGCGGTTATGGAGATTCGGACAAGCCCCATAGGACGGACGAGTATGATTTACGGATCGTCATAGACGATATTCGTCAATTGATTTCGAAACTAG GAAAGGAAACATGTGTGCTGATGGGGCATGGCTGGGGTGCAGGAATTGGTTGGTTTTTTGCTGCTATTTATCCTAATATGCTGACTCATTTCATTGCTCTAAGCTGTCCACATCCGGCAACATTAAAATACTACTTTTCCTATTCCTGGAGACGACCTTTTATTTTATG GgatatgtttttcttccaaGCAAGGTGCATTCCTGAACTCGTTTTGCAATCTCAAGATAATCTTGTCATGGAAAGGATTGCAAAAATAGGCTGCACTACTAGAGAAGAAACGATTCAAGAAATGGAAGCATACAAATACTATTTCGGCAAGCCAG ATGCTTGGAGAGGACCGCTGAATTATTATCGTCGATTGTTCCATCCTGGGTCGCTAATGTGGATGACCAAGTCTCAGCTACGTGTGCGAGTACCAACGCTGCTTGTATTTGGCAAGAGGGAACCAAATTTCTGTCAAAGACTGATCTCTAGTTGTTCAGAACATGTCGATCGAATTGACTTTCATGTTATTGAAAGTGCGTCGCATTGggttcaaaaagaaacaccAGACAAAGTCAATATTATTTTAGCAAAATTTCTAAATTCTAACCTCTAA
- the LOC130694774 gene encoding uncharacterized protein LOC130694774 isoform X1: MVFAVSRVRPSISAIFLTLMIVNFGSMVPAAPVSDRLQEMLTAIQPSFSQGLIDLSNLFDFVTEQEEPNFILHEDDNITLSIQNTIQSASNSLNETEAITNHHIQLYEVSLLSLTSDISAKEYQLRNDTNELEFLITESNKWQVEADKLQKEATELDNKARELEQKAHHTQQRMDKRVRNRWKWITATILTAGLASPGLVIGEVERGIFERDRNNARSQANERLQLLRIVQGNLKDISTRQQTTIESINKTRASLASAQTLLDQMRLQYSVLASLGVQIRNVSTFLTLLNGEMGVLHGQQQLLVLFTPLLESVDSLVTFLENNANMVVSLSEQEALTKIREYLSQNVIPRLETEKKCALREISNNDTRTEQFEHLGLSNKQFQLDQQSNSELQVKLLNESNVDLEQSQTEAENVLCQLLLLENQLQINETFGSADKL; encoded by the exons ATGGTGTTCGCAGTTAGCAGAGTTCGTCCTTCAATCTCCGCTATCTTCCTCACAT tgATGATTGTAAATTTTGGATCGATGGTTCCAGCCGCTCCAGTTAGTGATCGACTACAAGAAATGTTAACAGCTATACAACCTTCCTTCAGCCAAGGACTTATTGATTTGTCAAACTTGTTTGATTTCGTTACGGAACAAGAAGAAccgaattttattttacatgAAGATGACAATATTACGCTATCCATACAAAACACCATTCAATCAGCGTCAAATTCCCTGAATGAAACGGAGGCCATCACCAATCATCATATACAATTGTATGAGGTTAGTTTGCTTTCTTTGACCTCTGATATTTCCGCTAAAGAATATCAACTCCGTAACGACACAAATGAGCTGGAGTTTTTGATAACTGAAAGTAATAAATGGCAAGTTGAAGCAGATAAGCTTCAAAAGGAAGCAACAGAACTCGATAATAAAGCGCGTGAGTTGGAACAGAAAGCTCATCACACTCAACAGAGGATGGACAAAAGGGTAAGAAACAGGTGGAAGTGGATTACTGCAACAATACTTACTGCTG GTTTAGCATCGCCTGGACTTGTCATTGGTGAGGTTGAAAGAGGAATTTTCGAAAGAGATCGTAATAATGCGCGCAGTCAAGCTAATGAAAGACTACAGTTACTAAGGATAGTACAAGGCAATCTTAAAGATATTTCAACTCGGCAACAAACCACAATAGAGTCCATAAATAAAACACGGGCAAGTCTTGCATCTGCCCAAACGCTCCTGGATCAAATGCGGCTGCAATATTCAGTTTTGGCAAGTCTTGGTGTCCAGATTCGGAACGTTTCCACATTCTTGACGCTGTTGAATGGAGAAATGGGTGTTCTGCATGGTCAGCAACAACTATTGGTCCTGTTTACCCCTTTGTTGGAATCTGTTGACAGCCTAGTAACTTTTCTGGAGAACAATGCCAATATGGTAGTTTCACTGAGTGAGCAGGAAGCGTTGACGAAAATTCGTGAATATCTTTCGCAAAACGTAATACCTCGAttggaaactgaaaaaaagtgTGCACTCCGTGAAATAAGTAACAACGATACAAGAACAGAACAATTTGAACATCTTGGTTTGAGCAATAAGCAGTTTCAACTTGATCAGCAATCCAACTCTGAACTGCAAGTAAAACTTCTAAATGAATCGAATGTGGATCTTGAACAATCTCAAACAGAagctgaaaatgttttgtgcCAACTTTTATTATTAGAAAATCAACTCCAAATAAATGAAACTTTTGGTTCGGCAGATAAATTGTGA
- the LOC130694774 gene encoding uncharacterized protein LOC130694774 isoform X2: protein MSPMSSPFLGRCVVSLAVMIVNFGSMVPAAPVSDRLQEMLTAIQPSFSQGLIDLSNLFDFVTEQEEPNFILHEDDNITLSIQNTIQSASNSLNETEAITNHHIQLYEVSLLSLTSDISAKEYQLRNDTNELEFLITESNKWQVEADKLQKEATELDNKARELEQKAHHTQQRMDKRVRNRWKWITATILTAGLASPGLVIGEVERGIFERDRNNARSQANERLQLLRIVQGNLKDISTRQQTTIESINKTRASLASAQTLLDQMRLQYSVLASLGVQIRNVSTFLTLLNGEMGVLHGQQQLLVLFTPLLESVDSLVTFLENNANMVVSLSEQEALTKIREYLSQNVIPRLETEKKCALREISNNDTRTEQFEHLGLSNKQFQLDQQSNSELQVKLLNESNVDLEQSQTEAENVLCQLLLLENQLQINETFGSADKL, encoded by the exons atgagTCCAATGTCGTCGCCGTTCCTGGGGCGTTGCGTTGTTTCTTTGGCTG tgATGATTGTAAATTTTGGATCGATGGTTCCAGCCGCTCCAGTTAGTGATCGACTACAAGAAATGTTAACAGCTATACAACCTTCCTTCAGCCAAGGACTTATTGATTTGTCAAACTTGTTTGATTTCGTTACGGAACAAGAAGAAccgaattttattttacatgAAGATGACAATATTACGCTATCCATACAAAACACCATTCAATCAGCGTCAAATTCCCTGAATGAAACGGAGGCCATCACCAATCATCATATACAATTGTATGAGGTTAGTTTGCTTTCTTTGACCTCTGATATTTCCGCTAAAGAATATCAACTCCGTAACGACACAAATGAGCTGGAGTTTTTGATAACTGAAAGTAATAAATGGCAAGTTGAAGCAGATAAGCTTCAAAAGGAAGCAACAGAACTCGATAATAAAGCGCGTGAGTTGGAACAGAAAGCTCATCACACTCAACAGAGGATGGACAAAAGGGTAAGAAACAGGTGGAAGTGGATTACTGCAACAATACTTACTGCTG GTTTAGCATCGCCTGGACTTGTCATTGGTGAGGTTGAAAGAGGAATTTTCGAAAGAGATCGTAATAATGCGCGCAGTCAAGCTAATGAAAGACTACAGTTACTAAGGATAGTACAAGGCAATCTTAAAGATATTTCAACTCGGCAACAAACCACAATAGAGTCCATAAATAAAACACGGGCAAGTCTTGCATCTGCCCAAACGCTCCTGGATCAAATGCGGCTGCAATATTCAGTTTTGGCAAGTCTTGGTGTCCAGATTCGGAACGTTTCCACATTCTTGACGCTGTTGAATGGAGAAATGGGTGTTCTGCATGGTCAGCAACAACTATTGGTCCTGTTTACCCCTTTGTTGGAATCTGTTGACAGCCTAGTAACTTTTCTGGAGAACAATGCCAATATGGTAGTTTCACTGAGTGAGCAGGAAGCGTTGACGAAAATTCGTGAATATCTTTCGCAAAACGTAATACCTCGAttggaaactgaaaaaaagtgTGCACTCCGTGAAATAAGTAACAACGATACAAGAACAGAACAATTTGAACATCTTGGTTTGAGCAATAAGCAGTTTCAACTTGATCAGCAATCCAACTCTGAACTGCAAGTAAAACTTCTAAATGAATCGAATGTGGATCTTGAACAATCTCAAACAGAagctgaaaatgttttgtgcCAACTTTTATTATTAGAAAATCAACTCCAAATAAATGAAACTTTTGGTTCGGCAGATAAATTGTGA